From a single Nicotiana tomentosiformis chromosome 2, ASM39032v3, whole genome shotgun sequence genomic region:
- the LOC138904639 gene encoding uncharacterized protein gives MDSGCSKHMTGSTNDFLSLKALQGGSVSFGNSKKGYILGVGRIGKSLSHSIENMYYVNGLKYSLLSISQIRDKGKKVEFVSKICTVTNLMTGEVMAGSYRFFVAEQIGQEGPGSWSTQVKLQGSQDLCGPMRVPSRGGKMYIFVIVDDYSRFTWTLFLRTKDGTFQVFAAFVKKIQVKMSNNVVCIRSDHRTEFDNAKFDEFCAENGITHNFLAPRTPQQKWCCREE, from the exons atggatagtggttgctcaaagcacatgactggAAGTACAAACGATTTCCTTTCACTAAAggccctgcaaggagggagtgtatcTTTTGGAAATAGCAAgaagggatacattctgggagttggaaggattgggaagtctctctctcactctattgAAAATATGTACTATGTGAACGGATTGAAGTACAGCTTGCTGAGTATTTCCCAAATCCGTGACAAGGGAAAAAAAGTGGAATTTGTGTCAAAGATATGCACAGTCACTAATCTTATGACTGGTGAAGTG ATGGCCGGGTCATACAGGTTTTTCGTTGCTGAACAAATtggtcaagaaggacctggttcgtggtctacccaagtcaagcttcaaggatcacaag ATctatgtggacctatgagggtgccaAGCAGAGGAGGAAAGATGTACATCTTCGTTATAGTGGACGACTATTCCAGATTCACCTGGACTCTAtttctcagaaccaaggatgGAACCTTTCAAGTGTTTGCTGCATTTGTCAAGAAGATCCAGGTGAAGATGAGCAATAATGTAGTATGTATCAGATCTGACCATAGGACAGAATTTGATAATGCTAAATTCGACGAGTTCTGTGCTGAAAATGGCATCACTCACAATTTTTTAGCTCCAAGAACACCACAACAAAAATGGTGTTGTAGAGAGGAATAA